In Pedobacter sp. SL55, the following proteins share a genomic window:
- a CDS encoding peroxiredoxin family protein — protein MVKAYQTFKNRNFTVLGISLDKDKNAWAQAIKQDNLMWDQVGELNDFEGATVKLYQVEAIPSSFLIDPQGKIIARDLRGEELEVFLNKTLAKL, from the coding sequence GTGGTAAAGGCTTATCAAACGTTTAAGAACAGAAATTTTACAGTGTTGGGCATTTCGTTAGATAAAGATAAAAATGCTTGGGCGCAGGCCATTAAACAGGACAATTTGATGTGGGACCAAGTTGGCGAACTTAATGATTTTGAAGGGGCTACTGTAAAATTATATCAAGTAGAAGCCATACCTAGTTCATTTTTGATTGACCCACAAGGTAAAATCATTGCCAGAGACCTAAGGGGAGAAGAGTTGGAGGTTTTTTTAAACAAAACCTTAGCTAAACTCTAA